Genomic window (Paenibacillus sp. PK3_47):
AATTCACTGCATGGATGGGAAGATGGCGGAAACGCTGACCTTGATACTGGAGGTACGCTGCATGAACAGATTTATTGCTGAAGAGAAGAAGAACAACAAAGCTTCGGCTACCGGGGCAAAAAGAAGAAAATTCATCTGGATTTCTGTAGTTGCCGTCTTTTTCAGCTGGGCCGGGTATACCTACTTTGCCCAGAGTGCAGCGATTGCAGAGAAAAGCGGACAGCTCGTGAAGAAGCAGGAAAGCAGTGAGAGCGTTACCGCTTCCCTCAACCAGCTGAAATATGAAGTATCACGTCTGAACGATGATGAGTACATCGGGCAGTTAGCCCGTAAATGGTACAATATGTATCCTCAGAACGAACTGCCGATCCGTACAGAGCAATCAGGACAATAAAGCAGGCCAAAAGGGGCTTCTGCTGTGTTGCCTTGCTTTGTTCTTTACTGTATAATCAAATCACCGCAGACTGGATGGACTTTATATTCGTCTGTATATTTTTAAGGGAGGATCATTTTATTCTATGGCAATTGAAGTGGGCACCAAGTTAGAGGGCAAGGTGACAGGCATCACGCATTTCGGAGCATTTGTGGATCTGTCAGGAGGTGTCACAGGTCTCGTTCACATTTCGGAAATCGCCGATAACTACGTCAAGGATGTTAACGATCATTTGAAGATTGGTGATGTAGTTACCGTCAAGGTGATCAATGTTGACAAGGACGGTAAGATCGGACTTTCCATCAAGCAGGCCGTTGATAAGCCGGCATCTGAAGTACGTCCCCCCAGAGCTCCAAGACCTGAACGTCCAAGCGGCGGAGACCGTTTCGGCGGCGGTGGCGGCAGTGGTGGAGGCGGCGGTGGTTACAATCGTGAACGGGGTGGGCGTCCATTCAAGCCTGCAGCCGGTAAACCTTCATTCGAGGATAAAATGTCACGCTTCCTGAAAGATAGCGAAGAACGGATGTCTTCGATCAAGAAGAACACAGAAGGAAAGCGCGGAGGCCGTGGAGCCAAACGCGTATAATTATTGCTAGCTCATCATAAATAACCGCAGGGCATCCGCCCTTGCGGTTTTTTTGTCGGTACAGAACAAATTGCCGACAGCATCCCTTGGATTCTCACAAACAACAAGGGCAATCGCTGACGAATACCGGATGTGAAAATGCGCCAGTGTGACGGAACTGTGATCTATTTATCTATCAACCTGCTGTGCCGCAAGGGTTACAGGAGTTTTCCCGGAGATTGTCGGGACAGGCTTTTTTGTCGGAAATTTTTTACAGATTGCCCTGTGATTCTGACAAACTTTCTTAAGACCCCCGCTATATAATGAGGACCATAAATTCTCAAACGGGTGGTGCAGAGGAATGAATAAAGGCAATGTGGTAAGTTTACCGGATTGGGTTAAAGCAGGAAATAAGGACAAGGTACGGAAAGAAGCGTGGAGTACACGGGTCAGAAACTGGAGTGTACAGCAGCCGTTCATACAGTTCATTACAGTGAAAAAGTGGATGCTCCTGCTGAGCCTTATGGGCTTTTTACTGGGCCGTGCCATGATTTTGGACGAGCTGACCCCCTTCGCTGCGGCTTACTTTGCCGTTATTATGTTCATGCGCAAAGATTCTGTACTTCCTGTAGCCGCAGCTGTTATTTGCGGAAGCCTGTTCACCCCGTTCCCCGGTGCTGTAGTCATTGCCTCACAGCTGGTTATTTTTTTCCTCTTATACAAAGGGCTGGAGAGCTTCCAGCGTGTAGAACTCTCCTACGCACCGCTGATGGTGTTCGTCTCTTCTTTTATGGTCGGACTGTTCCAGATTGTAATCGGTCCTTCCTTTGCCTGGTATCCGCTGATGATGTCTACACTGGATGCTCTCCTCGGTTTTGTGCTTACACTTGTATTCCTGCAGGCACTCCCCCTGTTTACCTTCAAGCAAAGAAGCCGGGCGCTGCGGAGTGAAGAGGTGCTCTGCCTGATTATTCTGCTCGCCTCCGTGATGACCGGTCTTGTAGGCTGGACAGTTAACGGACTATCTCTGGAGCATATCCTGTCCCGTTTTCTTATCCTGATCTTTGCCTTGGTCGGTGGTGCTCCGCTTGGTGCGGCCGTGGGGGTTGTTACCGGACTGATTCTCAGTCTGGCCGATATCGGCGCGTTCTATCAAATGAGCCTGCTGGCCTTTTCCGGTATGCTTGCAGGAATGATGCAGTCCGGACGAAAAGGTACAGTCTCCATTGGAATGCTGCTGGGATCATCCATACTGTCTGTCTATTTCATGGGCCCGGGCGATGTGATGTCCTCCACCTGGGAGACCTGTGCGGCGGTAATATTATTTTTGCTTACACCAAAAACAATGATTTCGGCTATTGCCAAATACGTCCCGGGAACCGCCGACCACAGCCGTTCCCAGCATGAATATGCACGAAGAGTAAGAGATATTACAGCTGAAAGGGTAACGCAGTTTTCACAGGTGTTCCAGCAGCTGTCCAGCAGCTTTGGCCAGATTCCCCGTGCTGCTGAAGCAGGCAAAAGCGACCGGGAAATGGAAGACTTCATGAGCACTGTTACAGAAGGCGCCTGCTCTGGTTGCATCCGGCGGTCGCATTGCTGGGATGCCAAGTTCTATCAAACCTACAGATATATGACGGATATGATGACCACCGTAGAAGAATGCCCGGATATCACCGCAGCCCAGCTTCCTCCGGAATGGAGCCGGATCTGCGGAAGAACGGGTGAAGTGCTGGAGGTAATGAAAGGCCAATATGAACTATACCAGCATGATATGCGCTGGAAGAAACAAATATACGACAGCCGCCAGTTTGTAGCCGAGCAGCTGTCAGGTGTATCACAGGTAATGGAGGACCTGGCGAAGGAGATCAAACGTGAGGGACAGGCCATGTACCGGCAGGAGGGCCAGATCCGTGAGGCGCTGGAGCAGCTGGGGCTGTCCATTCACAGTATTGAAATATTGAGCCTTGATCCCGGACGGGTGGAAATTGAGGTGGTGCATGCCTACACCCGCGGATTTGACGAATGCCGCAAAATGATTGCCCCGCTGCTCTCCGATATTCTGGAGGAAAACATTTCAGTGGTAAGCGAAACGGCTGTGCATCCGCGTGAGGGCCTGTCGATGGTGACCTTCGGATCAGCCAAGGCTTATGAGGTAAGCACAGGGGTGGCGGGAGCAGCCAAAGGCGGTGACATGTATTCCGGAGACAGCTTCAGTACAGTGGAGCTTGGAAACGGCACCTTTGCTGTCTCGATCAGCGATGGGATGGGCAACGGGGAGCGGGCGCGTCTGGAGAGCAGCGCTGCGCTGTCCATGCTGGAGAAGCTGCTCCAGTCCGGCATGGATGAGAAGCTTGCGGTGAAGTCCGTCAACTCCATTCTGCTGCTGCGTTCGCCTGATGAGTTTTATGCGACGGTTGATATGGCACTGATCGACCAGTATTCAGCCCAGACTACATTTATGAAAATTGCCTCTGCGCCAAGCTTTATCCGCCGCGGCAGCGAGGTGATCCCGATTACGTCCAGTAACCTGCCAATCGGTATCATCAAGGATATTGATGTCGATCTCATCAGCATGCAGCTGCGTCCGGGCGATATTCTGTTTATGATGACTGACGGTATTTACGATGCCCCCGGATATGCCGTTAATAAAGAAATATGGATGAAACGGCTGATCCAGGAGCTGGAGGGCGATGATCCGCAGGATATGGCTGACAGCCTGCTGGAAAAAGTCATCCGTTACCAGGGCAATGACATCCATGATGACATGACCATTGTCGTCAGCCGGGTGGATCACTATCATCCGCAGTGGTCCAGCCTGCATATGCCCGGGATCGGACGGATGGACCGCCCGCGCACAGTAAGCTAATCTGCCATTAAAGGGGGGTTTGATGCTGCACCGGAACCAATCTAGTCTTGTCGAAGAGGAATTTCTCCATCTAATTCTCTGATAAATAGCCGTATTAAGATGCTAGTGGGAAAAACTCCACTTATTTATACGGGATAAGTCTCTAAAAACATGTATCAGCCGAAGTAGCCGGAGGATTTCCAACTAAGCTTCATAAAACGGGAAAAATGATAGGATTAGCTGGAGGTATTCCAACTAAGTATTGTCTCCATCTATTTTGAACTGTGTTAGATCTATCAGGACAATTTATTATTAGAGATTCATTAGGATATGCGAGTCGAATCGTGAGACCTGCTATCCCTGCCCCTCCCCGTTTCAAAAGCCGCTGGCTCAGCGGATTAAAGGAACTGAATGATTTTGGATGAGAATATACGGATCGGAGAGGAATTTTGGAGCTGTAGAAGCGTTAGCGTTCGCCTTTGTCCCCGGATTTTTACCTTATAGCATAATTATTAAATCTGGGGACAACAGCGATCGGAAGCCCAAAAGTTCCTTGGAGTGACGCATTTCGCAGACTTTAATCTTTTAATTCTGTGTTTTCCGTTAAGCGGCGTTTGAAATCTCTCTACCTTGGATATGCTAGAAACAGATACAAGGCAAAGGGGAGTGTATGGCCGTGAAGCAAATCCTGCTCATTACTGACGGTTGTTCGAACGTGGGAGAAAGTCCGGTGATGGCTGCGGCACATGCCCGGCAAGAGGGGATCACCGTCAACGTAGTCGGAGTCGTTGATTATGGAACCATCGGGGAGCTGGGCAGCCGCGAGATTGCCGATATTGCCAAAGCCGGAGGCGGGCTCAGCCGGATCGTCGGTACGCCGCAGCTTGCCCAGACGATTCAAATGCTGACCCGCAAAACCGTGGTTCAGACCATTCAGCAGGCGGTTAATAAGGAGGTAAAAAAAATACTGGGTGAAGGCTCACTGGAGGAGCTTCCGCCGCTGCAGCGCTCACAGGTTGTAACAGTAGTGGATGAGCTGACAGAGACCACGCCGCTGCGGATTGCACTGCTGATTGATGCCAGTGCCAGTATGAAGCCGAAGCTTGGTGCAGTGGAAGATGCCATCCGCGATCTGGCGCTCAGCCTTGAGGCGCGCGAAGGGCAGAGCGAGATAGCCGTGTTCCATTTTCCCGGACGGCCGGGGAGTGAGGATGCCGAGCTTGATTTGGACTGGACGCATAACGTATCTGAAGTCCGCTCGCTGTTTACCAGACTGAAGATGAAGGGGGCTACCCCGACGGGCCCTGCTATTTTCAAGGTGCTCGAACATTTCCATTGTGATAAACTGGATGAATATCATGACAATCGCCATGGCGAGGATCGTAATGAAAGAGAAGGGATGATTGGTGGGTATGTTGTCTAATCCGCCCTATCCTGCAGGCACTGTGATTACCGGCAAATGGCGGGGAAACCGTTATGTCGTGGAACGGATGCTGGGAAAAGGGGCGAACGGAACTGTATATCTCGTGCAGAGAGAGGGCAGGCAGGGGCGGTATGCGCTGAAAATCGGTAACGATACGCTTGAGCTGCAATCCGAAATCAATGTGCTCACCTCTCTGCAGTCCTGCAGGAAGCGCAGCGAGCATCGTGCCCGCCGCGAATCGCCCATGTCCTCTTATTTGTTAGAGTCTGATGACTTCAAGAACGGAGATAATGTTCCCTTCTATGTAATGCGTTATGTGGAGGGCAGGCAGCTGCATCACTTTTTGGCCAAAAACGGGGCCTCCTGGCTGGGCCTGGTCGGACTCAAGCTGCTTGAGAAGCTTCAGAAAATTCACGAATGCGGTTTTGTGTTTGGCGACCTCAAGCCGGAGAATGTGATGGTCTCCAATTACGGTGAAGCTGAGCTCATTGATTATGGGGGAGCCAGTCCCATGGGGCGCAGCGTAAAGCAGTTTACCGAATGGCATGACCGCGGATTCTGGAATGCGGGAAGCCGTACGGGCGATGAGGGGTACGATCTTTTTGCTTTTGCTGTACTATGCCTCCGTCTGCTGAATGAAGAAGGGCTTAAGGCCGCTGCCCAGCAGCTGCCGCAGACAAGAAGTGCCGAGGAGCTTATGCGGCTGGCGAGAAGCCTGCCGGATAAGAAGCTGTCCTCATGGCTGTGTCTTGCTCTAAAAGGCGGGTTTGCCGGATCGGCAGAGGCCTTGCAAATCTGGAGGGAACATATTTACCGGATGCGCAAGCAGCCTAAAGACAGCATTGCTACGCCCCGCTGGCTGAAGAACACATTCGCCTTATCCTTGTTTGTACTGATCTTTACAATTTATTGGTTGTTCCGTTTTTGACATTATACATATACCTCGATGCCGGATGTGCCGGACTGAAATTACGGGATGGATCGAGTAAGAAGGGAAGCTGCGTATGGAGCAGATGAATGAAATCGTGGAATCCGTATTGGAGTCTGCAGCCGAGCATAAGCTGTTTGGCCCCTATGACACCATTGTAGTCGCAGTTTCCGGAGGACCGGACTCTGTGGCTCTTTTGCGTATTCTGCACGAGATATCCCTGACCCGGACACCTCTTAACCTGATATGTGCACATGTGAATCATGGATTCAGGGCAGAATCCCGGGAGGAAGCGGAATTCGTCCGGTCGCTTGCCGGAGAGCTGGGCATACCTTTTGAGCTGGCTGAATATGATATTCCCGCTCTGGCCAAAAACAGCGGGCTTGGTCCCGAAGGAACCGCCCGGGAGAAAAGGTACCAGTTTCTGATAGAAACCGCGAAACGCTACGGCGCCCGTTCTGTTGCGCTCGCTCATCATGCAGATGACCAGGCGGAGACTGTACTTATGCGGCTGCTGCGCGGCAGCGGCCCCTCCGGCCTTGCCGGCATGCGCTGGAAAAGAACTGAAAAAAATGTGGAACTGATCCGCCCCTTTCTGCGTATTAACAAAACAGCTCTTGTCACGCTATGCCAAACCGGGGGATTTTTCTATGTTGAGGATGCCACTAATCTGCAGACAATATATAAGCGCAATGCAGTCAGGCTGGAGGTTCTCCCCATGCTGGAACAGCACAACCCCAAGGTGAAGCAGTCACTTCTGCAGTTAGCGGAAATTGCAGGGGCTGAAGATGATTTTATGGAGGCGAGCGCAGCCAAATGCTTCGATGAACTTGTTTCGGTCGGGCAGAGTAAATACACCTTTAACAGAGCTGCATTTGCAGCCGTACCCTCCGCTTTACAACGGCGTTTGATTAAACTAATATTAAATTATCTGTCGGCGGATTCCTCATCCTTGGATTTTTCCAAGATTGAAGCGGTGCGCCGGGGGACGCTGCAGAATGATCCCACCGTATGGAGTCTTGATTTAGGCGGGGGTCTGGTCTGTGTGCGTCAATATGATACGGTTTTGTTCTCGTCCAAGCCTCAGCAGCGGAAGTTAAGCTATACATATCGGATGTCTTTGCCTAATTCCCGGCTTAAACTTAAGGAAATAGGAAAAGTAATGACGATGACGGTGCTGGAGAAAGAAAGTTTTGTGGTACAGGGGGAAGACATTGGGAAGATGTCAGCCTGGTTCGACGGCGATGAGCTTATCCTTCCGCTGACCATTCGTTCCCGATTGCCTGGAGATACCATAAGGGTTATGGGATTAAACGGAAGCAAAAAGGTAAAAGATATTTACATTGACGATAAAATACCTTCTTCCGAACGCTCAGCCATTCCCCTTGTTTGTGACGGCCTGGGCAATATCGTCTGGATTCCGGGCGTTAGACGCTCGATGCATGCTGCAGTAGGGCGGCACACGGCCTCGGTTCTTCTCTTATCTCTGGAGGAAATGGAGAACGGTGAAGAAGCGTAATGGTCGAAGTAAGTCTTTCATAGTATAACTTAGGAGGTTCGCAAGTTGCAGAATGATATTCAGGAAATCTTGATCAGCGAAGAGGAAATTCAACAAAGAATCAGGGAGCTTGGCGCCCAGCTGAGCGCAGAATATGCAGGACGCACGCCATTAGTCATTTGTGTACTAAAAGGCGCGTTTATCTTTATGGCAGATTTGGTTAAAGTGATTACAGTACCTGTTGAAATGGACTTCATGGCGGTATCCAGCTATGGCGGTACAACAAAATCATCCGGTGTAGTCAAAATCATCAAGGATCTGGATACATCGGTTGAAGGCCGAGATGTTCTGATTGTCGAGGATATTATCGACAGCGGTCTTACACTCAGCTATTTAATGGATATGCTGCAGGGCCGCAATGCTGCTTCTGTCAAAGTAGTCACTCTGTTCGACAAGCCGTCAGGCCGCGCAGTGAATCTTGAAGCCGAATATACCGGCTTTGTGATTCCGGATGCATTTCTGGTGGGCTATGGACTGGACTATGCCGAGCTGTATCGGAACCTCCCTTATGTCGGTGTGCTGAAGCCTGAAATTTATTCCAAATGAACTACTCGACAGCCTTAGATCTACGGATCAGAATCCCGGCCTCTGACAATTTGAGGACTCCGGGCAGGCTATGGTACAATAACTTGAGCGTTGTGAGAGGAGGTAGGGGATGAATCGGTTCATCCGGAATTCTGGTTTTTATTTGATTTTATTTTTAGTTGTGGTGGGCATTGTCCAGTTTGTCAGCAATGGAAATGAATCCGCCGATTTCCCTAGATACGATGAGTTAAGGCAAGAAATGAAGGACAACAATGTGAAGAGCCTGACGATTCAGTTTGAAGGTAACGCGTTTCTGGTTACAGGCGAATATAAAGAACAGCCGACTGATGCAAAGTCCAAAAACTTCTCCACATATGTTCCTCCTACAGATAATGCCGTCAATGAACTCATAGGCTTCAGTGAAGCCAACGGTGTGGAACTGACCCAGAAGAAAATGGAAGGCGACAGCATCTGGCTGACATTCCTTTCTTCCATTATTCCGCTGGTTATTATGTTCATCCTGTTCTTCTTCCTGTTTAACCAGGCGCAAGGCGGCGGCGGCAAAGTCATGAACTTCGGCAAGAGCAAGGCCCGGTTATATAATGAAGAGAAGAAGAAGATCAGCTTTGAGGATGTTGCCGGAGCTGATGAAGAGAAGCAAGAGCTGGTCGAAGTCGTGGAATTCCTGAAGGATCCGCGTAAATTCGCTGCAGTAGGCGCCCGTATTCCTAAAGGCGTACTGCTTGTAGGCCCTCCAGGTACCGGTAAAACGTTGCTGGCCCGCGCGGTAGCAGGTGAGGCCGGTGTTCCGTTCTTCAGTATCTCCGGTTCCGACTTCGTGGAAATGTTCGTCGGTGTCGGTGCTTCCCGGGTACGTGACCTGTTCGAGAACGCCAAGAAGAATGCACCATGTATCATCTTTATAGATGAGATTGATGCAGTAGGCCGTCAGCGCGGCGCCGGACTCGGCGGCGGGCATGACGAACGCGAACAGACACTCAACCAATTGCTCGTCGAGATGGACGGCTTTGGCGGTAATGAAGGCATTATTATTGTCGCGGCCACCAACCGCGCAGACATACTTGATCCGGCACTCCTCCGTCCTGGACGTTTCGACCGTCAGATTACGGTTGACCGCCCTGATGTGAAAGGCCGTGAAGCTGTACTGAAGGTTCACTCCCGCAACAAACCGCTGACCAAAGACGTTAAGCTTGACGTGATTGCCAAGCGGACTACCGGATTTACCGGTGCGGATCTGGAGAACCTGCTTAACGAAGCAGCCCTGCTCGCTGCCCGCCGTAACCGCAAGGATATCGGCATGCGCGAAGTAGATGAGGCGATCGACCGTGTAATCGTAGGTACCGAGAAGCGCAGCCGCATTATCAGTGACCGCGAGAAACGTATTGTAGCTTATCATGAAGCTGGACACACGATTGCAGGATACTTCCTGGAGCATGCGGACATGGTTCACAAGGTTACCATTATCCCGCGCGGACGTGCTGGCGGATATGTTATTATGCTTCCGAAGGAAGACCGGATGCTGGTTACTAAGCAGGAACTGCTTGATAAAGTAACAGGACTCCTCGGCGGACGTGTTGCCGAAGAAATGTTCATCGGCGAGGTTGGTACTGGAGCATACAGCGACTTCCAGCAGGCAACCGGCATCGTGCGCAGCATGATTATGGAATACGGTATGAGTGACAAGCTGGGACCAATGCAGTTCGGCACTTCCCAAGGCCAGGTCTTCCTCGGCCGTGATATCGGGCATGAGCAGAACTATAGTGATTCCATTGCTTACGAAATCGATCAGGAAATGCAACGCTTTATCCGTGAGTGCTACGAACGCTGCCGTGAGCTGCTGACGAAGTACTCCAAGGAAATGCACCTGATTGCGAATACACTCCTCGAGAAGGAAACGCTGGAACTTGATCAGATCAAAGAGCTGATCGAACAGGGTTACCTGACTGAGGACGGCAAACGTGAGGATGCTCCCGCAGTGACTCACGAATCCGGAGAACCGGTAATCGATTCTATCGGCGATGTTCGTGTCCGCATTCAGGGCAAGGATGATGTACCTCCTGCTGCTCCGGATCTGACCAAGGATATCCCGAACAATCCAAATCCGGATGATAACAACAATAATTCAGGAAATGGCAACCAAGGCGGAGGCGGCAACCTCGTCTAAATGGTCCGGTCTGAATAAATAAGAAGTTAGCTCAACCGGAGAACCCCAGGTTCTCCGGTTTTTTTTATTAGAGGCATCTTACATTACATTGTCCTTCCCCAGTTACATTGACAGGGGGTGGAACGTTGTGTACATTAGTGATTAAATATTAAATTATAGTTAAGTTTGGCAACGGCAGACGAGCAGCTGTGCAGAACAGTTATATTCAGGCATCTGGGGATGAAGTGCAGGCTTACAGGCTGTGAAGAAATAAGGGGGAGAACTAACCGTGGAAGCTCTGGCGCTAGAGCGCAAGCAGGAACAGAACCGAGAACTTCGTGTGCGCCTCGAACAGCTTAAGAAGGAGCGCAATGCAATCATTTTGGCTCATTATTATCAGCGTGATGAAATTCAGGAAGTAGCGGATTTCCGGGGGGACTCTTTTTTACTCGCTCAAAAGGCGGCAGAGACCGATGCGGAAGTAATCGTATTCTGTGGTGTTCATTTTATGGGGGAAAGCGCTAAAATTCTGGCGCCGAACAAAACCGTGCTTATTCCTGATGAGCGTGCGGGCTGTCCGATGGCTGATATGGTCAACGTAGACGGTCTGCGCAAGCTGAAGGCACAGCACCCGAATGCCAAAGTTGTAACCTATATCAACTCTTCAGCTGAAATCAAGGCAGAGACAGATATCTGCTGCACATCTGCCAATGCCGTTAAGGTAATAGAGTCGCTGGATGCCGAAGAAATCATTTGGGTACCGGATAAGAACCTGGGGCAATATGTTCAGGACCAGACAGGCAAAAAGCTGATTATCTGGGAAGGCTACTGCAACACGCATGATATGCTTACCGTCAAGGATGTAATAGAAATGAGATCGAAATATCCGGAAGCTGAATTTGTCGTTCATCCCGAATGCCGCCCGGAAGTGGTCGCTATGGGTGATTATGTGGGCAGCACCACCTCCATTATTGAGTATTGCCGGAAATCGGACCGCCGGCAGTTCATTGTCGGAACTGAGGACGGCACAGGGTATCAGCTTCGTAAGGACAGCCCTGATAAGGAGTTTCATTTTGCAACCAAATTTCTTGTCTGCCCTAATATGAAGGTTAATAATCTAAAAAAGCTGGTAAAATGCCTGGAGACGATGAAGCCGCAGATTTATGTACCGCCTGCTGTCGCCGACAAGGCCAGAACTTCCCTAGAGCGCATGCTACAAGTCCGGTAGCATGCGCTACTCTTTCGTTGAAACAGGTGAAAAGCGGTCATGATTCCTCAATATTTAGTTGATTTTGATCTACGCGAGCTTCCTGCAATAAAGACGGAGTGCCTTGTGATCGGCTCAGGTATCGCCGGAATGTTCACGGCCATCAAAGCCGGTGAAGACAGACATGTCGTCATGATTACTAAGAAATCGCTGCTGGAGAGCAACACAAGATATGCTCAGGGAGGTATTGCTGCTGTCATAGCCGAGGATGATTCCCCGGCTTACCACCGTCAGGATACGTTAATGGCCGGAGCAGGGCTGTGTTCATCAGCAGCCGTTGATGTACTGGTGAATGAGGGACCGGCTGGGGTGCGTGAACTAATCCGGTTGGGGACTATATTTGATGAGGAAGACGGAAATCTGGCCCTGACCCAGGAAGGCGCCCACAGCCACCGCCGCATTCTTCATGCGAATGGTGACGCAACAGGATATGAAATTGTACGCGCCCTGGGAGAACAGGCCCGCGAGCATGAGAACATCGAAATATGGGATGATCATTTCGTAATTGATCTGATTACCGAAGAAGGGGAATGTGTAGGCGCACTGGTCCAGCGGCCGGACGGCAGCAGGCTGTTCCTGCAGGCGGATGCAACTATACTGTGCTCTGGCGGAGCCGGTCAGTTGTACCGCTATACGACCAATCCTGAGGTTGCCACAGGGGATGGCGTGGCTATTGCCTACCGGGCCGGAGCGCATATCCGTGACATGGAGTTTATCCAGTTTCACCCTACAGCACTCAGTTACCCCGGAGCTCCAAGATTTCTGATCTCGGAGGCCGTGCGCGGAGAAGGGGCAGTTCTGCGGAATATTAACGGCGAGCGCTTTATGGAACGTTATCATGTTCTGATGGAGCTTGCGCCCCGTGATATCGTGGCCCGTGCCATTGTCAGTGAAATGGAGCTGACCAAATCTACATTTGTATATCTTGATATTACACATGAATCGGCGGATAAGGTCAAACACCGCTTTCCGACGATCTACGAGACATGCATGAGTTATGGACTGGATATTACAAGTGACTGGATTCCTGTGGCCCCAGCTGCGCATTATATGATGGGGGGAATCAAAACGGATCTGAACGGGGAGAGCAGTATCTCCCGCCTGTTCGCCTGCGGTGAGGTCTCTTCCACCGGTCTGCATGGCGCAAACCGTCTGGCAAGCAACTCATTGTCCGAAGCCA
Coding sequences:
- the tilS gene encoding tRNA lysidine(34) synthetase TilS; amino-acid sequence: MEQMNEIVESVLESAAEHKLFGPYDTIVVAVSGGPDSVALLRILHEISLTRTPLNLICAHVNHGFRAESREEAEFVRSLAGELGIPFELAEYDIPALAKNSGLGPEGTAREKRYQFLIETAKRYGARSVALAHHADDQAETVLMRLLRGSGPSGLAGMRWKRTEKNVELIRPFLRINKTALVTLCQTGGFFYVEDATNLQTIYKRNAVRLEVLPMLEQHNPKVKQSLLQLAEIAGAEDDFMEASAAKCFDELVSVGQSKYTFNRAAFAAVPSALQRRLIKLILNYLSADSSSLDFSKIEAVRRGTLQNDPTVWSLDLGGGLVCVRQYDTVLFSSKPQQRKLSYTYRMSLPNSRLKLKEIGKVMTMTVLEKESFVVQGEDIGKMSAWFDGDELILPLTIRSRLPGDTIRVMGLNGSKKVKDIYIDDKIPSSERSAIPLVCDGLGNIVWIPGVRRSMHAAVGRHTASVLLLSLEEMENGEEA
- the hpt gene encoding hypoxanthine phosphoribosyltransferase — encoded protein: MQNDIQEILISEEEIQQRIRELGAQLSAEYAGRTPLVICVLKGAFIFMADLVKVITVPVEMDFMAVSSYGGTTKSSGVVKIIKDLDTSVEGRDVLIVEDIIDSGLTLSYLMDMLQGRNAASVKVVTLFDKPSGRAVNLEAEYTGFVIPDAFLVGYGLDYAELYRNLPYVGVLKPEIYSK
- a CDS encoding serine/threonine protein kinase gives rise to the protein MLSNPPYPAGTVITGKWRGNRYVVERMLGKGANGTVYLVQREGRQGRYALKIGNDTLELQSEINVLTSLQSCRKRSEHRARRESPMSSYLLESDDFKNGDNVPFYVMRYVEGRQLHHFLAKNGASWLGLVGLKLLEKLQKIHECGFVFGDLKPENVMVSNYGEAELIDYGGASPMGRSVKQFTEWHDRGFWNAGSRTGDEGYDLFAFAVLCLRLLNEEGLKAAAQQLPQTRSAEELMRLARSLPDKKLSSWLCLALKGGFAGSAEALQIWREHIYRMRKQPKDSIATPRWLKNTFALSLFVLIFTIYWLFRF
- the spoIIE gene encoding stage II sporulation protein E, with the translated sequence MNKGNVVSLPDWVKAGNKDKVRKEAWSTRVRNWSVQQPFIQFITVKKWMLLLSLMGFLLGRAMILDELTPFAAAYFAVIMFMRKDSVLPVAAAVICGSLFTPFPGAVVIASQLVIFFLLYKGLESFQRVELSYAPLMVFVSSFMVGLFQIVIGPSFAWYPLMMSTLDALLGFVLTLVFLQALPLFTFKQRSRALRSEEVLCLIILLASVMTGLVGWTVNGLSLEHILSRFLILIFALVGGAPLGAAVGVVTGLILSLADIGAFYQMSLLAFSGMLAGMMQSGRKGTVSIGMLLGSSILSVYFMGPGDVMSSTWETCAAVILFLLTPKTMISAIAKYVPGTADHSRSQHEYARRVRDITAERVTQFSQVFQQLSSSFGQIPRAAEAGKSDREMEDFMSTVTEGACSGCIRRSHCWDAKFYQTYRYMTDMMTTVEECPDITAAQLPPEWSRICGRTGEVLEVMKGQYELYQHDMRWKKQIYDSRQFVAEQLSGVSQVMEDLAKEIKREGQAMYRQEGQIREALEQLGLSIHSIEILSLDPGRVEIEVVHAYTRGFDECRKMIAPLLSDILEENISVVSETAVHPREGLSMVTFGSAKAYEVSTGVAGAAKGGDMYSGDSFSTVELGNGTFAVSISDGMGNGERARLESSAALSMLEKLLQSGMDEKLAVKSVNSILLLRSPDEFYATVDMALIDQYSAQTTFMKIASAPSFIRRGSEVIPITSSNLPIGIIKDIDVDLISMQLRPGDILFMMTDGIYDAPGYAVNKEIWMKRLIQELEGDDPQDMADSLLEKVIRYQGNDIHDDMTIVVSRVDHYHPQWSSLHMPGIGRMDRPRTVS
- a CDS encoding S1 domain-containing RNA-binding protein; this translates as MAIEVGTKLEGKVTGITHFGAFVDLSGGVTGLVHISEIADNYVKDVNDHLKIGDVVTVKVINVDKDGKIGLSIKQAVDKPASEVRPPRAPRPERPSGGDRFGGGGGSGGGGGGYNRERGGRPFKPAAGKPSFEDKMSRFLKDSEERMSSIKKNTEGKRGGRGAKRV
- a CDS encoding VWA domain-containing protein → MKQILLITDGCSNVGESPVMAAAHARQEGITVNVVGVVDYGTIGELGSREIADIAKAGGGLSRIVGTPQLAQTIQMLTRKTVVQTIQQAVNKEVKKILGEGSLEELPPLQRSQVVTVVDELTETTPLRIALLIDASASMKPKLGAVEDAIRDLALSLEAREGQSEIAVFHFPGRPGSEDAELDLDWTHNVSEVRSLFTRLKMKGATPTGPAIFKVLEHFHCDKLDEYHDNRHGEDRNEREGMIGGYVV
- a CDS encoding septum formation initiator family protein; translation: MNRFIAEEKKNNKASATGAKRRKFIWISVVAVFFSWAGYTYFAQSAAIAEKSGQLVKKQESSESVTASLNQLKYEVSRLNDDEYIGQLARKWYNMYPQNELPIRTEQSGQ